The following coding sequences lie in one Deltaproteobacteria bacterium IMCC39524 genomic window:
- a CDS encoding GreA/GreB family elongation factor has translation MNKKLILNKIIALLTEDLKILTEAARKAHAAATHEECLPDNKYDTTGLEASYVAQGQANRAQEIRHALETYKALVAKPFDEEAPIRLTALVSLEDVNGNGRKVFLGPEAGGLKLIDGDEEYIVVTPESPLGKALLGRVCDEEVRVGQGKGQKTFTIIDVS, from the coding sequence ATGAATAAAAAACTGATTTTAAATAAGATCATAGCCCTCCTCACAGAAGATCTTAAAATTCTGACCGAGGCCGCCCGCAAAGCTCATGCGGCGGCCACTCATGAAGAGTGTCTTCCTGACAACAAGTACGACACGACCGGCCTTGAGGCGTCTTATGTGGCGCAGGGACAAGCCAATCGTGCTCAGGAAATCCGTCACGCCCTGGAGACATACAAGGCTCTGGTGGCTAAACCCTTTGACGAGGAGGCACCCATTCGTTTGACTGCTTTAGTCAGTCTCGAAGACGTGAATGGCAACGGCAGGAAAGTGTTTCTTGGTCCTGAAGCTGGTGGGTTGAAGCTCATTGATGGTGACGAGGAGTATATCGTTGTTACTCCTGAGTCGCCTTTGGGAAAAGCTCTGCTTGGGAGAGTCTGTGACGAGGAGGTGCGTGTTGGGCAAGGTAAGGGGCAAAAAACTTTCACCATTATTGATGTTTCTTAA
- a CDS encoding glutamate synthase subunit beta has protein sequence MGDPRGFIKHGRRDKTLQPVNARLQHHEEQYDYPREEKVKTQASRCMDCGVPFCMTGCPLGNLIPEWNDLVYRGQWKQALQALHATNNFPEFTGRVCPAPCETSCVLGINEPAVTIKLHEVSIVDKGFEEGWIVPQPPSRRSDKTVAIIGSGPAGLACAQQLNRAGHNVTVIEKTDRAGGLVMYGIPHYKLRKEKVQRRIDLLQAEGLEFRYSCEVGKDVEFDEIKSEFDAVVIATGAEEPRDLPVDGRDLEGIHFAMEFLPQQNRANWGDSNIAALHQKKQTISAKGKKVIVIGGGDTGSDCIGTSMRQGATSVVNFELLEQPPKQRSADNPWPQWSRIMRVSTSVEEMQVMGGEVFYEIMTTRFLGRGKTVTGLETVKVKWVDGRPEKVEGSEHIWKCDLVLLAMGYLGPRSELVKQCGCETDLRSNIKTDPNTRMSSVDGVFAAGDCRRGQSLVVWAISEGREVARCVDTYLTGAESLLPKVRLEPFVY, from the coding sequence ATGGGTGACCCACGCGGATTTATCAAACACGGCCGGCGTGACAAGACATTACAACCAGTCAACGCCCGCCTGCAGCATCATGAAGAGCAGTATGACTACCCCAGAGAAGAAAAGGTCAAGACCCAGGCCTCTCGTTGCATGGATTGCGGGGTTCCTTTCTGCATGACGGGCTGCCCTCTGGGCAACCTGATTCCTGAGTGGAACGACCTTGTCTACCGTGGCCAGTGGAAACAGGCACTTCAGGCCCTGCATGCCACAAACAACTTTCCGGAGTTTACCGGCCGGGTCTGTCCTGCGCCCTGTGAGACCTCTTGTGTCCTCGGCATCAACGAACCTGCGGTAACGATCAAACTGCACGAGGTCTCCATCGTCGACAAGGGCTTCGAAGAGGGCTGGATTGTCCCTCAACCACCTTCCCGACGCAGCGACAAAACCGTTGCCATCATCGGCTCAGGCCCTGCCGGTCTGGCCTGTGCCCAACAGCTGAATCGTGCTGGCCACAACGTGACCGTGATTGAAAAAACAGACCGTGCCGGAGGTCTGGTGATGTATGGCATCCCCCATTACAAGTTGCGCAAAGAAAAGGTCCAGCGTCGCATCGACCTTTTGCAGGCGGAAGGGCTTGAATTCCGCTATTCCTGTGAAGTCGGTAAGGATGTGGAGTTTGATGAGATCAAGTCTGAATTCGATGCAGTCGTTATTGCCACGGGTGCAGAAGAGCCACGGGATCTGCCCGTCGACGGCCGCGACCTAGAGGGCATTCACTTCGCAATGGAGTTTTTACCTCAGCAGAATCGTGCCAACTGGGGAGACAGTAATATTGCCGCCCTGCACCAAAAAAAGCAGACGATCAGTGCCAAAGGAAAAAAAGTTATTGTCATAGGTGGCGGTGATACCGGTTCGGACTGCATTGGCACGTCGATGCGCCAGGGAGCCACCAGCGTAGTCAACTTCGAGCTTCTCGAGCAGCCCCCGAAACAACGCAGCGCCGACAACCCTTGGCCACAGTGGTCACGCATCATGCGTGTCAGCACTTCGGTTGAGGAGATGCAAGTTATGGGTGGTGAGGTTTTTTATGAAATCATGACCACACGCTTCCTTGGCAGGGGAAAAACAGTCACCGGGCTCGAGACCGTCAAGGTCAAATGGGTCGATGGCCGTCCAGAAAAGGTCGAGGGGAGTGAGCATATCTGGAAATGCGACCTCGTCCTCCTGGCGATGGGTTATCTAGGGCCGCGCTCGGAGTTGGTTAAACAGTGCGGCTGCGAAACGGACTTGCGTTCCAACATCAAAACCGATCCCAACACCCGCATGAGCTCGGTCGATGGCGTTTTTGCAGCCGGCGACTGTCGTAGAGGTCAGAGTCTGGTGGTCTGGGCCATCAGCGAGGGACGCGAGGTCGCCCGCTGCGTCGACACCTACCTGACCGGTGCAGAGAGTTTATTGCCCAAGGTACGATTGGAGCCCTTCGTTTACTGA
- the gltB gene encoding glutamate synthase large subunit, whose product MTNHIGMPPAQGLYDPANEHDNCGVGFIANIKGRKSHSIVKRGIEILCNLTHRGAVGADPLDGDGAGLMIQTPEAYYREVCDFELPETGNFSAGIVFLPQDKARRETCIEVLNQELERVGCCVLGWRDIQTDGKTIGRNARSVEPKVMQIFVGRGDVDLPRFELMLYLARKRAENTIRNETLAGAELFYICSLSSRTVLYKGMLLSEQLDTFFPELADERLVSAIAFVHQRYSTNTFPTWDLAQPFRYAAHNGEINTLRGNINRMRARTALFEHSQLGDAVKDLDPIIIEGSSDTACLDNALELLLVTGRSLAHSLAMLVPEAWVSKAHLRKEVKGFFEYHATMMEPWDGPANIVACDGRQVVAILDRNGLRPARYWVTSDDEIIYASEAGVLEIAPEKILRKERLAPGKMILIDVETGVFKEDHEIKGDLAAEQPYASWVRDQLISLDDLPTPAPRRLPRRDEFKRRQASFGYTLEEMREIMAPMAINGQEPVSSMGTDTPVAVLSKQSKLLYWYFSQLFAQITNPPIDPLREEVVMSLVQYLGPARNILMPGPEHCRMLELDHPVITNDVLEQLRHSDIDGFRGTTLNTRFSSEQGSGALEQRLQELFVEAEEAIDAGRTILVLSDRGVSADKAPIPALLALSGIHHHLIRVGKRSQCSLVVETGEAREVHHFALLLGYGATAVNPYLAFQTLQDMVLLGMLPGQDGNKHADEETDIVYHYIKNYIKAVGKGLLKVFSKMGISTLQSYCSAQIFEVVGLDQDFISKYFPGTASRIGGAGLNEIATESLIRHRNAYAEQVDPNRGLERGSEYSWRREGEAHLMNPEVIALLQHAVRSGNRDDFSRYSNLVDNQSEQICTLRGLFKFKNLKPSIPLEEVEPISAIIKRFCTGAMSLGSISEEAHETLAIAMNRLGGKSNTGEGGEDPRRFTPDANGDSRRSAIKQVASGRFGVTPHYLVNADELQIKIAQGAKPGEGGQLPGHKVSEYIGELRFSVPGVTLISPPPHHDIYSIEDLAQLIFDLKNCNPKADITVKLVSEVGVGTVAAGVSKGHAERVIIAGHDGGTGASPSSSIKHAGIPWEIGLAETQQTLVLNDLRGRIIVQTDGQLRTGRDVIIAALLGAEEYAFATVALITVGCIMMRKCHLNTCPVGVATQDKALRAKFTGKPEHVVNYFTFLAEEVRELMADLGMRTLDELIGQTQYLEMDDAIKHWKNQGLDFSRILTKPDVDSEVAIRRIQGQEHGLEGQLDNQLIKLAAPALEHKEKVSIEMPIRNSNRTFGTMLSGQVAMLHGREGLPAGTINIKLNGIAGQSFGAFLAPGIDLELIGEANDYVGKGMAGGQIIIHPDPRAPFVWHENSIVGNTVLYGATGGEVFFAGKAGERFCVRNSGATAVVEGTGDHGCEYMTGGHLVCLGRTGRNFAAGMSGGFAYVLDEDNRFRRRCNQAMIDLEQMSDEDEDAQWLQDIITKHHQLTGSPRAAEILTNWNDSLPRFVRVFPREYRRVLTERASKTNKEKEATHG is encoded by the coding sequence ATGACAAACCATATAGGGATGCCGCCCGCACAAGGCCTTTACGATCCAGCCAACGAACACGATAATTGCGGTGTCGGTTTTATCGCTAACATCAAAGGCCGCAAAAGCCACTCTATCGTCAAGCGTGGCATTGAAATACTTTGCAACCTGACCCATCGTGGTGCCGTGGGTGCCGACCCTCTGGATGGTGACGGCGCTGGCTTGATGATCCAGACCCCTGAGGCCTACTACCGCGAGGTCTGTGATTTCGAGCTGCCAGAGACTGGTAATTTCAGTGCCGGCATCGTATTCCTGCCTCAAGACAAAGCTCGCCGCGAAACGTGCATCGAGGTGTTGAACCAAGAGCTGGAACGAGTCGGGTGCTGCGTCCTTGGCTGGCGTGACATCCAGACCGATGGCAAAACCATCGGCCGCAACGCCCGCTCTGTAGAGCCTAAGGTCATGCAAATCTTTGTTGGACGGGGTGACGTCGATCTGCCACGCTTCGAACTGATGCTTTACCTGGCGCGCAAGCGCGCCGAGAATACTATCCGCAACGAGACACTTGCCGGCGCTGAACTCTTCTACATTTGCTCTCTCTCCAGTCGCACCGTCCTTTATAAAGGCATGCTGCTCTCAGAGCAGCTGGACACCTTCTTTCCGGAGCTGGCGGATGAACGTCTCGTCAGCGCCATTGCCTTTGTTCATCAGCGCTACAGCACCAACACCTTCCCGACCTGGGACCTGGCCCAACCCTTTCGCTATGCAGCTCACAACGGCGAGATCAACACCCTGCGTGGCAACATCAACCGTATGCGCGCCCGAACTGCGCTGTTTGAGCATTCCCAACTGGGAGATGCGGTTAAGGATCTGGATCCGATCATTATCGAAGGAAGTTCTGACACCGCCTGTCTCGACAATGCCCTCGAGCTCCTTTTGGTAACCGGCCGAAGTCTGGCCCACTCTCTTGCGATGCTGGTCCCAGAGGCATGGGTCTCCAAGGCTCACCTGCGCAAGGAGGTGAAAGGCTTCTTCGAATACCATGCAACCATGATGGAGCCCTGGGACGGCCCGGCCAACATTGTGGCCTGCGACGGCCGACAGGTCGTTGCCATCCTCGATCGCAACGGGCTGCGCCCGGCCCGCTACTGGGTCACCAGCGATGACGAGATTATTTATGCTTCGGAAGCCGGTGTCCTGGAGATTGCCCCGGAAAAGATCCTTCGTAAAGAACGTCTGGCCCCGGGCAAGATGATCCTGATCGACGTTGAAACAGGAGTTTTCAAGGAAGACCACGAAATCAAAGGCGACCTTGCTGCAGAACAGCCTTATGCTTCGTGGGTCCGCGACCAATTAATCTCTCTCGATGACCTGCCTACACCGGCACCCAGACGACTCCCCCGGCGCGATGAATTTAAGCGCAGACAGGCGAGCTTTGGCTACACCCTGGAAGAGATGCGTGAGATCATGGCGCCAATGGCCATCAACGGTCAGGAGCCAGTTAGCTCGATGGGTACCGACACTCCGGTTGCAGTTCTGTCTAAGCAAAGCAAACTTCTCTACTGGTACTTTTCTCAGCTCTTCGCCCAGATAACCAACCCTCCGATTGATCCCCTGCGTGAAGAAGTGGTCATGAGCCTGGTGCAGTACCTGGGACCGGCACGCAATATCCTCATGCCTGGGCCGGAGCACTGTCGGATGCTCGAACTCGACCACCCGGTTATTACCAACGATGTGCTTGAGCAATTACGCCATAGCGACATTGACGGTTTCCGTGGCACGACACTGAACACTCGCTTCTCCTCGGAGCAGGGATCCGGGGCCCTTGAGCAACGCCTGCAGGAACTTTTCGTCGAAGCCGAGGAGGCGATCGATGCCGGTCGCACCATTCTGGTGCTCTCTGACCGTGGTGTCAGCGCTGACAAAGCACCGATTCCTGCACTTCTGGCACTTTCCGGGATCCATCACCACCTGATCCGGGTCGGCAAGCGCAGTCAATGCTCACTCGTCGTAGAAACTGGCGAGGCCCGTGAAGTCCATCATTTTGCCCTACTGCTTGGCTATGGTGCTACAGCGGTCAATCCCTACCTCGCCTTTCAGACTCTTCAAGATATGGTCCTTCTGGGGATGCTGCCAGGCCAGGATGGCAACAAACATGCTGACGAAGAAACCGACATCGTCTATCACTACATCAAGAACTACATCAAGGCGGTCGGCAAGGGCCTGCTCAAAGTCTTCTCAAAGATGGGAATCAGCACCCTGCAGAGTTACTGCAGCGCACAGATCTTCGAAGTTGTCGGTCTGGACCAGGATTTCATCAGCAAATACTTTCCAGGCACCGCCAGTCGCATCGGTGGCGCCGGACTGAATGAGATCGCAACAGAGAGCTTGATACGCCATCGCAATGCCTACGCCGAGCAGGTGGACCCCAACCGTGGCCTGGAACGAGGCTCAGAATACTCCTGGCGCCGTGAGGGGGAAGCCCACCTCATGAATCCGGAGGTTATCGCTCTGCTGCAGCATGCCGTGCGCTCCGGAAATCGCGACGACTTCAGTCGTTATTCTAACCTGGTCGACAATCAGAGCGAGCAAATATGCACGCTGCGTGGCCTCTTCAAGTTCAAGAATCTGAAGCCATCGATACCCCTTGAAGAAGTCGAACCTATCAGCGCCATCATCAAGCGCTTCTGTACCGGAGCCATGAGCCTCGGCTCCATCTCTGAAGAGGCCCACGAAACACTGGCCATCGCCATGAATCGTCTCGGCGGCAAATCCAACACCGGAGAAGGCGGCGAAGACCCTCGCCGTTTCACCCCGGACGCCAACGGCGATTCACGCCGCAGCGCCATCAAGCAGGTCGCTTCAGGACGCTTCGGTGTCACACCCCACTACCTGGTCAACGCCGACGAGCTGCAGATCAAGATCGCCCAGGGCGCCAAGCCCGGAGAGGGAGGGCAGCTGCCCGGTCACAAGGTCAGCGAGTACATCGGAGAGTTGCGCTTCAGCGTTCCCGGCGTCACCCTGATTTCGCCGCCGCCGCATCATGACATCTACTCGATTGAAGATCTTGCACAGTTGATTTTCGACCTTAAAAACTGCAACCCCAAAGCCGACATCACGGTCAAACTGGTGAGTGAAGTCGGCGTCGGCACCGTTGCAGCAGGGGTCAGTAAAGGCCACGCTGAGCGCGTCATCATTGCCGGCCACGATGGCGGCACCGGCGCCTCACCAAGCTCTTCGATCAAGCATGCCGGCATCCCCTGGGAAATCGGTCTGGCAGAAACTCAGCAAACGCTGGTTCTCAATGACTTGCGCGGCCGTATTATCGTGCAGACCGATGGTCAACTGCGCACCGGTCGCGATGTCATCATCGCGGCGCTGCTCGGCGCCGAGGAATATGCCTTTGCCACCGTGGCACTGATAACCGTGGGTTGCATTATGATGCGCAAATGCCACCTCAACACCTGCCCGGTTGGTGTTGCCACCCAGGACAAGGCCCTGCGCGCCAAATTCACCGGCAAGCCAGAACACGTGGTCAACTATTTCACCTTCCTCGCCGAAGAGGTCCGTGAATTAATGGCCGATTTGGGTATGCGAACATTGGACGAGCTGATCGGTCAGACGCAGTACCTGGAGATGGACGATGCGATCAAACACTGGAAGAATCAGGGCCTTGATTTCTCGCGCATTCTCACCAAGCCCGATGTCGATAGCGAGGTTGCCATCCGACGCATTCAGGGACAGGAACATGGACTGGAAGGTCAACTCGACAACCAGTTGATCAAGCTCGCGGCACCGGCGTTGGAACACAAGGAGAAAGTGTCCATCGAGATGCCGATCCGCAACTCCAACCGGACCTTCGGCACCATGCTCTCGGGTCAGGTTGCCATGCTCCATGGCCGCGAAGGGCTCCCCGCAGGCACCATCAACATCAAGCTGAACGGCATTGCAGGCCAGAGTTTCGGTGCCTTCCTGGCACCAGGCATTGACCTGGAGTTGATCGGCGAAGCGAATGATTACGTCGGCAAAGGGATGGCCGGTGGACAGATCATCATCCACCCCGACCCCAGGGCCCCCTTCGTCTGGCATGAAAACTCGATCGTTGGCAACACCGTTCTCTATGGTGCCACTGGCGGCGAGGTCTTCTTCGCCGGCAAAGCTGGTGAGCGCTTCTGCGTTCGCAACTCTGGAGCCACTGCAGTTGTCGAAGGCACCGGGGATCACGGCTGTGAATACATGACGGGGGGTCATCTGGTCTGCCTGGGTCGTACCGGACGAAATTTCGCTGCGGGCATGTCCGGGGGCTTTGCATACGTTCTGGATGAAGACAATCGTTTCCGTCGCCGCTGCAACCAGGCCATGATTGATCTCGAGCAGATGTCGGACGAGGACGAGGATGCCCAATGGCTGCAGGACATTATCACCAAACATCACCAACTGACTGGCTCGCCTCGTGCAGCTGAGATTCTCACCAACTGGAATGATTCTTTGCCGCGTTTCGTTCGCGTCTTTCCCCGTGAATACCGCCGGGTACTGACCGAACGGGCGAGCAAGACTAATAAAGAGAAGGAGGCCACCCATGGGTGA
- a CDS encoding Tex family protein, translated as MNTAGIIAINQILVEETGLQLAQIKQTVALLEEGATVPFIARYRKEATGELDEVEIRLIQERLEYHTALNERRQTILKSIDEQGKLTPELRQKIEQTRQKTELEDLYLPFKPKRRTKALIAKERGLEPLAGQLLAARGQGASAEELARPYLNAEREITTTEEALTGAGHILAEQFADVAEARAIVRDLTWQKGLFSSQPARGKEETVSKFEMYYDFSEPLQQIPSHRMLAMRRGEKEDVLRLRIEAPEEEILGRLCVLFVPAESRFSELLREIIVDAYKRLLTPSIEVELRLQAKKAADDEAIRVFAENLRNLLLAAPAGSYKLLGVDPGLRTGSKLAVVDATGRFLEHVTIYPHTGGGAKIESARRELLRLIENHNVEMIAIGNGTAGREMDQFIRAALKEAGLKLQVVMVSEAGASVYSASEIAREEFPDLDLTVRGAISIARRLQDPLAELVKVDPKSIGVGQYQHDVSQTALKKSLDEVVESCVNFVGVDLNTASWALLSFVSGISDTLAKAIVNHRDAEGAFVRRDQLLQVSRFGKKAYEQAAGFLRIRNAVQPLDNTAVHPERYGVVEKMASDLGVAIAKLVTEPALLNNIKLETYAGDDIGLPTLNDIVYELKKPGRDPRESFVTTSFREDVMEVKDLKEGMTLNGIVTNVAAFGAFVDIGVHQDGLVHVSQLADRFVKDPNQVVKVGQQVQVRVLSIDLQRKRIGLTMRKGESEKPPQQKERVKQARSEKKAPEPSTAMAEALSKSGFRVNKGKGPR; from the coding sequence ATGAACACTGCAGGAATAATCGCAATCAATCAGATTCTGGTCGAAGAGACCGGGTTGCAACTAGCGCAAATCAAGCAGACCGTAGCGCTTCTCGAAGAGGGCGCGACCGTCCCCTTTATCGCCCGTTATCGTAAAGAAGCCACAGGGGAGCTCGATGAGGTTGAGATACGCCTGATCCAGGAACGCCTTGAATATCACACGGCCCTGAACGAGCGTCGACAGACCATTCTTAAGTCAATCGATGAGCAGGGCAAACTGACCCCTGAGCTACGCCAGAAGATTGAGCAGACCCGGCAAAAAACTGAACTGGAAGACCTCTACCTGCCCTTCAAACCGAAACGACGCACCAAGGCACTGATTGCCAAGGAGCGTGGGCTTGAACCCCTTGCAGGGCAGTTACTGGCGGCACGAGGCCAAGGGGCCTCTGCTGAAGAGTTGGCAAGGCCTTATCTCAATGCGGAACGGGAAATAACAACAACCGAAGAAGCCTTGACCGGTGCTGGCCATATTCTTGCTGAACAGTTCGCCGATGTTGCCGAGGCACGTGCGATTGTGCGCGACCTGACCTGGCAAAAAGGACTGTTTTCTTCTCAACCGGCACGGGGCAAAGAGGAGACGGTCAGCAAGTTTGAGATGTATTACGATTTCAGCGAACCGCTGCAACAGATACCATCACACCGGATGCTCGCCATGCGGCGAGGTGAAAAAGAAGACGTTTTACGTCTGCGCATCGAGGCGCCGGAAGAAGAGATTCTTGGCCGACTCTGCGTACTTTTCGTTCCTGCCGAAAGCCGTTTTAGCGAATTATTACGTGAGATCATCGTCGACGCCTACAAACGCCTGCTCACCCCTTCGATCGAAGTGGAATTGAGGTTACAGGCAAAAAAGGCTGCTGATGACGAGGCGATTCGTGTCTTTGCGGAGAACTTGCGGAACCTGCTTCTGGCCGCGCCGGCCGGCAGCTATAAACTCCTCGGTGTTGATCCGGGCTTGCGCACCGGCTCCAAGCTGGCTGTGGTCGATGCGACCGGCCGCTTTCTCGAGCATGTGACAATTTACCCCCACACCGGGGGAGGAGCCAAGATCGAGTCGGCCCGTCGTGAACTGCTGCGTCTGATTGAGAATCACAACGTTGAAATGATTGCTATCGGCAACGGCACCGCTGGGCGTGAGATGGATCAATTCATTCGCGCCGCCCTCAAAGAGGCCGGTTTAAAGCTGCAGGTTGTCATGGTCAGCGAAGCTGGCGCCAGCGTCTATTCGGCATCAGAGATCGCCCGCGAAGAATTTCCGGATCTCGACCTGACCGTTCGCGGGGCCATCTCCATTGCCCGCCGCCTTCAGGATCCCTTGGCCGAACTCGTCAAGGTCGACCCCAAAAGTATCGGCGTTGGTCAGTATCAGCACGATGTCAGCCAAACAGCCCTGAAGAAGTCCCTCGATGAGGTGGTTGAATCTTGCGTCAACTTTGTCGGTGTTGACCTGAACACGGCCAGCTGGGCGCTCTTGAGCTTTGTGTCGGGAATCAGCGATACTCTTGCCAAGGCGATCGTCAACCATCGTGATGCTGAAGGTGCTTTTGTCAGACGGGATCAACTCCTCCAGGTGTCGCGCTTTGGCAAGAAGGCCTATGAGCAGGCAGCAGGTTTTTTGAGGATCAGGAACGCCGTTCAGCCCCTCGACAACACGGCCGTCCATCCGGAACGCTACGGGGTGGTGGAGAAGATGGCCTCCGACCTCGGTGTGGCCATAGCAAAGTTGGTCACTGAACCGGCTTTACTCAACAACATCAAGCTGGAAACTTATGCCGGAGACGACATTGGACTGCCGACGTTGAATGACATTGTCTATGAGCTAAAAAAGCCAGGTCGGGATCCCCGGGAAAGTTTTGTTACGACAAGCTTTCGCGAAGATGTCATGGAGGTGAAAGACCTTAAAGAAGGGATGACACTTAACGGCATCGTGACCAATGTCGCAGCCTTTGGTGCCTTTGTCGATATTGGCGTCCACCAGGATGGCCTGGTCCATGTCAGCCAGCTTGCCGATCGCTTTGTTAAAGACCCGAACCAGGTGGTCAAGGTTGGTCAGCAGGTTCAGGTCAGGGTTCTGTCGATTGATCTGCAGCGCAAACGGATCGGCCTGACCATGCGCAAGGGTGAGTCAGAGAAGCCACCGCAGCAGAAAGAACGTGTCAAGCAAGCAAGATCCGAAAAAAAAGCCCCTGAGCCTTCAACGGCCATGGCCGAGGCCTTGTCAAAATCAGGTTTCCGGGTCAACAAGGGCAAAGGCCCCCGTTAA
- a CDS encoding cation:proton antiporter translates to MTELTALQDILILLCLALLNAYAFSLLRQSPIVGYLTTGLLVGPYGFHLVTGHHEVELVAEVGIVLLLFTIGLEFSYDRILRLKKLLLSAGVTQVALTGATVFCITLLFGGSMVSATILGMAMALSSTAIVLKLLLERGEVDAAHGRMALGILLFQDLCIILFIVALPLLGETDQDFTIWALVKTGLILCSLYLFVRHLLKPLLRIILSTRAPELFRLTIIAVVLGTAWATAHAGLSLALGAFLAGLALAESDSSHQVMADIIPFRDVFLAVFFISVGMLVDIQLFMSNLWLVLLCVVLLSLTKAVTGTLAGLMANQPLRTSMIAGLMTFQVGEFSFILLESAQELKLIPIQTYQLALSVVALTMMLSPLMFRHAHNISDRLSSLWSGAADRPMTEDNERTANLEGHVVIAGYGVAGRNIARTLREIRIPYIHIEMNGEMVHQARKSGEIIIYGDATAPAVLEGAGIHKARAMVLAINDPSALARAIPTARELNPDLYILARTNFVASIEQLVRLGADEIITDEFGAGLEMSTFLLRQLDIPEGRVLKILSSLREEHHQRYKQHDKPTRNLTGYLSVLEGGEIEIQAVPDDSPCLGKSLAELNFRAVTGCSVMGVIRQERVDYNPTAELRLEVGDTLMLLGEEGGIIKARKLLHGNLI, encoded by the coding sequence ATGACTGAGCTGACCGCTCTTCAAGACATCCTTATCCTCCTTTGCCTCGCTCTGCTCAACGCATACGCCTTTAGCCTTCTGCGTCAATCACCAATTGTCGGCTACCTCACCACCGGACTGCTCGTAGGCCCCTATGGTTTCCACCTGGTTACCGGGCACCACGAAGTCGAACTGGTTGCCGAGGTCGGAATTGTTCTGCTTCTCTTCACTATCGGACTGGAGTTCTCCTACGATCGAATTTTGCGCCTCAAGAAGCTGTTGCTTTCAGCCGGCGTCACGCAAGTGGCCTTAACCGGGGCAACTGTATTTTGCATAACCCTCCTGTTTGGAGGAAGCATGGTTTCCGCCACGATTCTCGGTATGGCAATGGCCCTGTCATCAACTGCAATCGTCTTGAAATTACTCCTTGAACGCGGCGAAGTTGATGCAGCACACGGTCGCATGGCGCTCGGCATCCTGCTGTTTCAGGACCTGTGCATCATCCTCTTCATTGTTGCCCTGCCCCTTCTTGGCGAAACAGATCAAGACTTTACGATCTGGGCTCTGGTTAAAACCGGCTTGATTCTGTGCTCTCTCTACCTGTTCGTCCGTCATCTTCTCAAGCCTCTGCTGCGCATCATCCTGAGCACCCGTGCTCCAGAGCTTTTTCGCCTGACGATTATCGCTGTGGTTCTCGGCACCGCCTGGGCAACGGCCCATGCAGGCCTGTCGCTGGCGCTTGGAGCTTTCCTGGCGGGATTGGCTTTGGCAGAATCAGACTCCTCCCATCAGGTCATGGCTGATATTATCCCCTTCCGCGATGTTTTTCTGGCCGTCTTCTTCATCTCAGTCGGCATGTTGGTCGACATCCAGCTGTTCATGAGCAATTTGTGGCTTGTGCTTCTCTGCGTGGTCCTGCTCAGCCTGACCAAAGCCGTGACTGGAACGCTCGCAGGTCTGATGGCCAACCAGCCTCTACGTACGTCCATGATCGCAGGATTGATGACCTTCCAAGTTGGAGAGTTCTCTTTCATCCTGCTCGAGTCAGCCCAGGAGTTAAAACTGATTCCTATTCAAACCTATCAACTCGCGCTTTCAGTTGTCGCCTTAACGATGATGTTGTCACCCCTGATGTTTCGTCACGCCCATAATATCTCAGATCGCCTCTCGTCCCTGTGGAGCGGAGCCGCTGATCGCCCGATGACAGAGGATAACGAGCGCACTGCCAACCTCGAGGGACATGTTGTGATCGCGGGCTACGGAGTGGCGGGCAGGAACATCGCGCGCACCTTACGCGAGATTCGCATTCCCTACATTCACATCGAAATGAATGGTGAAATGGTGCATCAGGCACGCAAATCAGGTGAGATCATCATTTATGGCGATGCAACGGCACCGGCGGTTCTGGAAGGGGCGGGAATCCACAAGGCACGAGCCATGGTCCTTGCCATTAACGACCCCTCGGCTTTAGCCCGGGCCATCCCAACAGCACGAGAGCTGAACCCCGACTTGTACATTCTGGCTCGCACCAACTTCGTTGCCAGCATTGAGCAGCTGGTGCGGCTGGGAGCCGACGAAATCATTACGGATGAATTCGGAGCCGGACTTGAGATGTCGACTTTCCTGCTACGCCAGCTCGACATCCCCGAAGGTCGGGTCCTGAAGATTCTCTCCTCCTTGCGCGAGGAGCATCATCAGCGCTACAAACAACATGACAAGCCGACCAGAAACCTGACCGGCTACCTGTCTGTACTAGAGGGCGGAGAGATTGAGATTCAAGCGGTTCCGGACGATTCCCCCTGCCTTGGCAAGAGCCTTGCCGAACTCAACTTTCGCGCCGTAACCGGTTGTAGCGTTATGGGAGTGATTCGTCAGGAGAGGGTCGATTACAATCCCACGGCAGAATTGCGCCTGGAAGTCGGTGACACCCTTATGCTTCTGGGCGAAGAGGGGGGGATTATTAAAGCTCGCAAGTTATTGCATGGAAATCTCATTTAA